One genomic region from Dermacentor variabilis isolate Ectoservices chromosome 6, ASM5094787v1, whole genome shotgun sequence encodes:
- the LOC142586210 gene encoding uncharacterized protein LOC142586210 yields MAKGRQLRQDAQELNFTLLTDPAHPTIIGNSTTRDTAPDLTFVRNSGAMATTWKNTLTDLSSHHMIIEIHIQTPDKAQGSDPKVELDKDFSAEEITTALHNFHSRSTPGPDGVSNGALKNLDDRFVEQLTAFINDCWQRGSLPQQWKTTKTTIPKPGKALSLDNLRPISLTSCVDKTTEHALLNQWQAYLEQKGAYPPSIIGFHPHLSTQGPTIQLKHQVIDGKTRGTRAILGLDLGDRALGDLTPDIAANPRWSVISPTLFNLVMIGLAEKLELKDVRHTIYAYDITIWVHEGSNGHIEMALQLALDTIEEYLVGRGLRCSPKKSGHLL; encoded by the exons ATGGCCAAGGGAAGACAACTCAGGCAAGATGCGCAGGAACTTAACTTCACGTTACTTACAGACCCGGCGCACCCGACGATAATCGGCAACTCCACTACCAGGGACACGGCCCCGGACCTGACGTTCGTCCGAAATTCCGGGGCGATGGCCACCACATGGAAAAACACGTTGACCGACTTGAGTAGCCACCACATGATCATCGAAATACACATCCAGACGCCGGACAAGGCGCAGGGCA GCGATCCGAAAGTTGAATTGGATAAGGACTTTAGCGCAGAGGAGATCACGACGGCGCTGCACAACTTCCACAGCCGATCGACGCCGGGCCCCGACGGGGTCTCGAATGGCGCCCTGAAGAATCTTGACGACCGATTCGTGGAACAGTTGACGGCATTCATCAATGACTGCTGGCAGCGCGGCAGCCTTCCGCAACAGTGGAAAACAACGAAAACGACAATCCCGAAACCCGGAAAAGCGCTGAGCCTCGACAACCTTCGCCCCATATCGCTAACGTCGTGCGTCGACAAGACCACAGAGCACGCACTGCTTAACCAGTGGCAAGCCTACTTAGAGCAGAAAGGGGCATACCCACCATCCATCATAGGTTTCCACCCACACCTGTCCACGCAAGGCCCAACGATACAACTGAAACACCAGGTGATCGACGGCAAGACGAGAGGCACCAGAGCaattctcggcctcgacctcGGCGATCGCGCACTCGGCGATCTTACACCAGATATCGCGGCAAACCCAAGGT ggtccgTCATCTCGCCCACGCTCTTCAACCTGGTCATGATTGGCCTAGCAGAAAAGTTAGAACTCAAAGACGTCCGGCACACCATATACGCctacgacattaccatctgggtGCACGAAGGCAGCAATGGTCACATCGAAATGGCGCTGCAATTAGCACTCGACACAATAGAGGAATACCTCGTGGGTAGGGGGTTACGATGTTCACCGAAAAAGTCGGGACACCTACTCTAG